AGCTTTGTATCCGGCGCGGTCATCTGGGCCCAGGCCGAAAAGCCAGAGGCAGCAGGCGAAGTGCTTGCGGCGTTGTGCGTCGCGGGTGACGAGACGGGTTCCGGATTGATCGGTTGCGGTGTGCGCAGGAATGCGTTGCGCACCATGGGCGCGCGCGCGGTCTGGCTTGCTTGCAGGGCGGCCACCCGCGCGGCCTCTGCCTGCTGCGCCAGCGAGCGCTGCAGATATGGCGGCACGGAAACGTCGTTCGTCGGCCGCTGAGCCGCGCCGATGGTCGCGGCCTGGGTGCTGGCGAGCACGCTGCGCATCCCCTGGACCAGCGGTGCCGGCTGCAGCGGATGCGGCGCAGGCCCGATCTCGCTGCCGGCACCATCCGCAACCGAGGCTTCCCAGGCAGCCTGCTCGGCCTGTTGACGTGCCAGTTCCCGGCGAAGCTTGTAGGTGAGCGCCCGCGCGCCGATTGCATCCGGCGGCTGTGGCAACGTAACGGAAGCCGGTATGCGCGGCGCTTCCGGCTGGGGCGCAGGCGTCGTTGCGCCGGTCCGCGGCAGCCCGGCAAAAGGCACGCCGGTTGACGGCGATGCCGTCCGCGCGGAGGACGGGGGCGTGGGTGAGGGAACGTGGTGCCTGGCCTGCGGCTGAGTTGCTGCCGGTTGCGTGACCGGCTGCGAGGCGATCGTACGCGTCGGAGTGGTGGTCCGTGCCGTTGGCTGCGGCAATGCGTTCGCCTCAGCTTCCGGCTTGGCCGGTACGCGATCGGGCGTGCGGGTAAAGCGCACATTCGGCCCGAGCACGAACGCCTTCTGCCAGACAGGCGTTTCCTCGCGGCCCTCGATCTGGTTTGCCGCCGACTGGTCGGCCCCCTGGCTGTCGCTCTCCCCTGACTGATTGACCTGATACGCAGAACTGGAACGGGGAGGGTGCATCGGAAACCTGAACTCTGACGGGATACGGGAACGCGAAAACTGAGCTATCTGAGTAGAAAATAAAGGTTAACGACCGCTTTCCGTCTGGCAGGAATTCCTAATGCACGGGAAGCCAGATCGCCCCCGTTCTGTCGCCGATGATGCTGTTGCCAAAGCCGAATTCTGCTCCGTGCCGGACGAAGCGAGGCGACAAGTTTTTTTCTCGCGCCAGCCCCGCGCTCGGGCTATGGACGGAGACGAACAGAAAGCCGGTCATGTCCAAGAAAGAGAAGCCCAGCCCGTTGCAGAAGCTGCTGAAAGCCTGGACGGCCGCCACATCGGAGGAGCGTCAGGCCTTTCTCGATTTCGTCTCGGCCGAATCGCGGGCGAGGGGACGAGGCGCCATAACGGCGGAACCGGCCGAGCCAGTGCCGGATGACGCCGCAGCCCTGATCGCGAACGGCCGCTACCTGCTTCCGTCGACCATCGAGCGCATCGAGACCGTCATGCGCGCCCGCCAGCTCACCCCCTCAGGCGTGATGGCGGAACTCGGCTTCTCCAGTCGGGACGCATCGCTCACCCGGGCACTGGCCATGAAGGCGGCACTCAGGCTCTCGGTCATCGCCGCACTCGCTGACTGGCTCACCCTCCACGAACCGGGCGCCTGAGAGAGCGCCATGCCCTACACGCTCCTCGCTCCCGCCGATATCGTCCAGGACATCAAGAAGAGCCGTTTCATCGGCCAGGCAGCGCCGATTGCCAGCGAAGAGGAGGCCAGGGCCTTTCTTGCGAGCTTTTCCGATCCCGCCGCCAATCACAATTGCTGGGCCTGGCGCATTGGTCAGGCCTATCGCTTCTCCGATGACGGCGAACCCTCGGGCACGGCGGGCAAGCCGATCCTGCAGGCGATAGACGGTCAGGATCTCGACGGTGTCGTGGTGGTCGTGACCCGCTTCTTCGGCGGCATTCTGCTCGGCAGCGGTGGCCTCATGCGTGCCTATGGCGGCACCGCAGCGCAGATGCTGCGTCAGGCCGAAAAGCGCGAGATCATCCCGATGGTGACGGGAGGCTGTGCTGTGGGTTTTTCCGATCTCGCCTTGGTCAAGGCGCGGCTGACCGCGATCCCGCATCTCGTGCTCGCCGAAACCTTCACGGCGCAGGGTGTGGATCTCACGGTGACGCTGAGCCGGGGCGATGAGGACCAGGCGGCCCGGCTGGTCCGGGATCTGACCAGCGGCCGTTCCAGCCTCGACTTTCCCGATTGAGCGGGGCTCAGCCCTTCTTTTTCGGCATGTCCTGACTGGAAAGCTGCTTCCAGGAGTTCTGCTGGGCCAGCATGCCGCGCAGATATTGCAGATTGGCAGCCGCCTGTTGCGGGTCGAGTTCCTGCGAGGCCAGCTGTTCGGCCTCCTGGAACCGGCCCTGCAGACCGACCACCAGCGCAAGGTTCTGCCGCACACGGCTGTCGGCGCCCGGTTGCTGCGAGGCCTGGCGCAGATAGGTTTCTGCCGTCTTCAGGTCGCCGGAAAGCACATGGGACATGCCCAGGTTCGACAGCACGCTCGGATCGTTTGGCTGGATCTGCAGCGCCATGCGGTAGCGCGAGCGCGCTTCGCTGGAGCGTCCGAGTTGATCGAGCACCGCGCCTTCGGCAGAATAGAGCCGCCAGTCGGGCCGGTCGGGTGTCTGCGCCCGCAGGATTGTACCGAGCGCTTTTTCCAGCTGCCCGGCTGCAGCCTGCGCCTTGCCGAGCGCGGAGAGCACTTCGCGGTCGCTCGGATGGGAGATCGCCACCTGCTGCATGACGGCGAGTGCCTGCGCGTTGCGACCCGTCATCATCAGGCCATTGGCATAGGAGAGCCCGGTATTGCGATCCTTGGGATTGCGCTCATAGGCCTGGCCGATGCCGTCCACGGCACGGGTGAGCTCCGATCCGCTCAGCGCGTCGAGCGAGCGGGTCGTCTTCGGGATGGAGCCGGTCGTCAGTTCCTTCTTTCCCGATGCGCATCCTGTAAGCGCCAGCGCGGCCACCATCAGGCCGGCCGTGGCCATGATCTGCAAACGATTTGCCGAGCCTGGGTTTTGCATGCGCATGGTGATTGTCCCGAGTTCCGTTTCGTCCCACCGCCTCGCCAGGGACGGGCGGCGCAATCTCCACTCAAGCAATAATCTGTTAACCCTAACGGAGTGTTAATCGGTCACCTCCTGCGAATCTCCAGAAAGCGTCTCCATGGCCCCCTTCCAATATATCGAACGACCTTCCCCCTTCAGCACGAAGGGCGGAAAGACGCTTCCGGTCTTCGCCGTCACGCCGGCTCATGTCGAAACCGGCACTCTGGAACCGCTCGCCCTCGACTGGGCCAAGAAGGCGGGCTTCAAGGCGGAGCCCGGCGCGGTCCTGCTGGTCCCGACAGCCGAGGGGCATGTGGGCGGCGCGCTGTTCGGCCTCGGCTCCAACCCGTCCGAAAACCCCTATCTGACCGGCAAGCTCGCCCGCGCGCTGCCGGCCGGCGAATGGCATATCGAGACCGCACCGCTGACCGCCAACCGTCTTCTTCTCGGCTATGGCCTGGGCGCCTATAGCTTCGACCGCTATCGCTCGGCAAGCATCACGGAGCCGCGTCTGCTCATCCCTCAGGATGCCGACGCCGCCGACATCAAGCGCCAGATATCGGGCGTCTATCTTGCCCGCGACCTGATCAACACGCCGGCCAATGACATGAGCCCGGCCGACATCGAAGCCGTCGTTCGCCGTCTTGCCGAACACTACAAGGCCGAAGTCTCGGTGATCGCAGGTGACGACCTGCTCGCGAAGAATTTTCCCCTCATCCACGCCGTCGGCCGCGCCTCCACCGTCGCGCCACGTCTCATTGACATGCGCTGGGGCAAGAAGGGGCACCGCAAGGCAACCCTCGTCGGCAAGGGCGTCAGCTTCGATACCGGCGGCCTCGACATCAAGCCGGCTTCTTCCATGCTTCTGATGAAGAAGGACATGGGAGGCGCTGCCAATGTGCTTGGCCTTGCACTGATGATCATGGACGCCAAGCTGAAGATTGATCTGCGCGTCGTCATCCCGGCTGTCGAGAACGCGGTCGCGGGCAATGCCTTCCGACCGGGCGACGTCTACAAGAGCCGCAAGGGTCTGACTGTCCAGATCGACAATACCGACGCGGAAGGCCGTCTAATCCTGGCGGACGCCCTGGCCTATGCCGATGCGGAAGAGCCGGACCTGCTGATCGACATGGCGACACTCACCGGCGCCGCCCGTGTTGCGCTTGGCCCCGACCTGCCGCCCTACTTCACCGACGACGAAGACCTCGCCGATCGGATTGCCGATGCCAGCATCGAGGTTGACGATCCCGTGTGGCGTTTGCCCCTGCACAAGGGCTACGAGCGAATGTTGAAGGCTCAGATTGCCGATCTGACCAACGCCCCCTCCGGTGGCATGGCGGGTGCCATCACGGCGGCCCTTTTCCTCAAGCGCTTCGTCTCCCCCGGTCGCCGCTGGGCCCATTTCGACATTTTCGGCTGGTCGCAGAGCGAACGAGCCCATTCTCCCGTTGGTGGCGAGGCCCAGGCGATTCGCGCCCTCTACCGAATGCTGCAGGCAGACTGAGCTCGCCGCCGGGTGGTGCATGGCCGCTCCCTCTTGCCAGATCGTTTCTTTGCCGGAATGATGGGAAGCGGGACGGAGTGCCCGCATCTGACGAAGGGGAGGGGCCATGGGCCTCGAAATGACGGCAACCCAGGCGCTCGGCCTGTGGCACAAAGTGACGCTGGATCAGGTCCAGAGGCAAGGCCATGATCTCACCATGCGCCAGCTCGCCGTGCTGCTGGAAATATATCTCGTTCCCCCGCCCCACACGGTGCGCGGGCTTGCCGCGACGCTGAATGTCACCAAGCCGGTCATCACCCGCGCGCTGGACACACTTGGCGAAATGGGCCTGGTCGATCGCATCAGGGACGAGCTCGACCGCCGCAGCGTCATCGTCAAACGCACCGTATCAGGTGCGCTTTTCCTCGAAAAATTCGGCGATTGCGTTATCGCCAAGGGCCGCTCGCTCGGCTGACGGAGATTGCCATGCTCGACCGGCGCCTCGCCGCCTTCCGCCCGGATCTCGCCGATATTGCCCTGAAGGGACAGGTGGACGCCGACCGTTTCGTTGCGCCCGAACCCTCCATGGTGACCTTGCCGGTCGTCGCTCTCCGCCCAAAGCCGGATGTCTCTCTAGGCATCGACACCGAGCTCTTGATGGGCGAGCACGTCCGTGTTTTCGACCGGCAGGATGGCTGGGCCTGGGTCCAGGCCACCGATGACAGCTATGTCGGCTACCTGCCGGAAGAGGCGCTCGGCCAGACAGTTCCGGCGACCCACGTTGTTACGGTTCCTCGCACATTCGTCTATCGCGGCGCCGACCTGCGCTTTCCCACCCGCACAGCGCTCTCAATGGGTAGCCGGCTCACGATAGTCGGAGAAGCCGAGACCCGTGGCACGCGCTATCTCCTCCTTTCCGACGGCGGCGCGCTCGTATCACGCCATCTTCGCCCTGTCTCCGATCCGCCGGCTCCCGACTATGTCGCGGTTGCGGCTCTCTTCCTCGAGACCCCCTATCTCTGGGGCGGCAAATCCGGCTTCGGCATCGATTGCTCGGGGCTCGTCCAGCTGGCCATGCGCCTCGCCGGTCTCGAGGCGCCCCGTGACAGCGATATGCAGGCTGCGGGTCTCGGAGTGCCGATCGAGCGCTGCGACCTGCGACGGGGCGATCTCGTCTTCTGGAAGGGGCATGTGGCGATCATGGAAGACGAGACGACCATGATCCACGCCAATGGTCACACCATGACCGTGGCACGAGAGACGCTCGAAGCCGCCATCGAACGCATCGGCTGGCTTTACGGAACGCCGACGGGCTATCGCCGTCCCGTCGCCGAAACGTGAAGTGCAGACCCTTGGTGGTGGGGCGGAGACCACTTATATCGGCACTGTCATACCCTGTGGGATAAGTGCCATGCTGCCGGTTCGCCGAGACAATCCAATGCAAATATCGATCGGCCGCCAGGGCGCCATGGCGCTGCTGATGGTCGTTCTGTCGGCCCTTGCAGCCCCTGCCGTCGCCGCCGAAGGCATCGCCTGGGGCAATGCTGCACAGGACAGTTTCCAGGATCTGCCGGGTGTGAAGCCGCAGGACCCCGCCAACCAGTTTGGCGAAGGCTACGCCTGCGAAACGCGCACGATTGCCCCGCGTCCCGGTTTCGGGCGCCGCGAACTGCGCGACATGCTTCCATACACGGTCTATCGGTGTGAAAAGAACGGCATTGTCTACCAGGGCACCGAGCCGCCGCGCAGTGGTCGTGATTGGTATCCGGGCGTCAACCCGCGCATCATCGACTGAGAGCGTCGGTCTGTTCGCCTCAGCCCTGGTCGTCCTGTCCAAGCAGGCCGTCGAACACTTCGAGCAGTGCCGCGCTGATTGCGCCACCGAGGTTTTGGCCTGCCTCACGCAGGCCCTGTTCGTCCATGTCACGCGCCGCAAGCGCCAGCGACGTGCCTTCCTGTGCGACGATTTCCTTGGCCCGTTCGATCGCCCAGAGGGCGAATTCGCTACGGCTTTCGATGGCGACGGTCTCGTCCATGGTCTGTCCTTTTCGTCTATGCGCGGGCGTTCGGGAAAGGGCTGCTGAAATCGGTCGAAGATGGCTTTGCAGCGGCGTCGAGCGGCTGCCAGAAGACAAGAAAAAAGCCCGGCAAGCCGGGCTTTTTTCTTTTGTTTGAGGACCGCATAAACTGCTGATCTCAAATCGGAATTTGGTGCCCAGAAGAGGACTCGAACCTCCACACCCTTTCGAGTACCAGCACCTGAAGCTGGCGCGTCTACCAATTCCGCCATCTGGGCGACGAGGAGCCGTGTAAAGCGACTACCCCGGCCTGTCAACCAGCATTTTGAAGTTTTCGTGTCGCCTCTGTGAAAGGGCCCGGAAAGCTGGGAAAACCATCTGCAGAATTGCGACACTTGTCCGGCCTCGGCGGTGCTGGCCGCCACCTGCCGGCCGGTAACGCCGTCGTGAAAAAGCCGTGATCGAACGGCTCTGTTTCCGAGTCGGCGAAGCACGAGAGCGGCAAGCCGGGGACGAGACAGGATAAAGAGATGACGACGAGAACAGCCCTCATGGCTCTGGCGCTGGCCGGCACCCAGCTTTTGGCACCTTTGGCCGAGGCCGCCATGCCGACGCCGCTTCAATCCACCGCTGAGCAGCGCTTGGACGTCGAGACGGTCGATCTGGTCTGTGACTTTTCCGGTTGCTACGAAACCTGGGATCGCCCGCCGCCGCGTCGCCCACGGCCCCTGCCGCCTGAATACTATCCGCCCTCTGTCTATGATGAGCCGCCGGTCTATCGGCCCCGCCCGCGTCCGCCCGTCTATGTCGAGCCCGGTTACCGTCCGCCTCCACGCCCGCCGGTCTATGACAATCCGGGATATCGACCACCCGGTCGCGCCTGGCAGCGCCATGTCGACTGGTGCCTGAACCGCTACCGGTCCTACAATCCCCGCACCAATCAGTTCCTCTCGTCGAGCGGCTACTACAAGATCTGCCGGTCGCCCTTCAACTGAGCCACCGGAAGCCGGCAGGGCGACCGATCGGCCGCCTTGCTCAGCTGTCCATTCCTTCATTGCGGCTCGCTCTATCCACATGGCCGAGATCGCGCTCGGGATCGATCGCGTCGCGCACCTTCTGCTTCAGATCCTTCGGGCCCGGAAAGCCGCCGTCGCGCTTGCGCTCCCAGATCAGTTCACCGTTCAGCCGGATCTCGAAGATCCCACCGGTCCCCGGGATGAGTGCCACTTCGCCGAGGTCGTCGGCAAAGGTATGCAGCAGCTCCTGCGCCATCCATCCGGAGCGCAAAAGCCAGTTGCATTGGGTGCAATAGGTGATCGATATCCGGGGCTTGTCCATCTTTGCCTTCCTTGCATCACGCAGAAGTTAACTTTCGTATTCAACTTTTTGTCCAGCCGCAATTGCCATGCCCCCGGTGTTCCCTCATGAGGCCCGTATCATTGTCTTCCGAGGTATTCTGCATGTCGACTGAACCGAACCGTCTTTTCATCCCCGCTCTGGCTCCCGTCTATCGCTCCGGCCATGATCTCGTCGAAACCTTGCTGCGTCTCGTTGCGGGCGGTTTTCTCGTCATCCATGGTGCCGGCAAGATCGCCGATCCCTTCGGCGCCGTCCAGATGGTCGAAGGCCTCGGCTTCTATCCCGGCATGTTCTGGTCACCCTTGCTCGCCGCCACGGAATTCTTCGGTGGCATCCTGCTGGCGATCGGGCTGCTCACCCGCCCTGCGGCACTCGCTGCCACAATCGTCCTTCTGGTCACGGTCTATTTCCACTGGATCCAGATGGGGCAGGGCTTCTCCGGCGCCGAAAAGTCTCTGCTCTGGGTCGCGATCACCCTGTTCTTCGTGATCCGCGGCGGCAACAGCCAGTCCGTCGATGCCCGCCTGAAGAAAAACGTCTGATTTCGGAGGATGGAGGGTACTCGGGTGCCCTCTGTCTTGCGACGAGCGCGTGTCCATGCTTTCTCTGAGGCACCCGCCCGCGAGACCCGATTCCCCATGCGCGTTGCCATCGTCGAGAATACCCGCGTCACCGAAGCCGGCCAGGTGGGCATTGCGCTTGCCGAGGCCGGTGCGCAGATCGTCACGGTGCATGCCTATGCCGGGGAACCCTTGCCGGACGTCGATGCGCATGACGCCCTCGTCGTCTTCGGCGGCGAACAGAATGCCCGCGACGACGACAAGCATCCCTATCTCTCCGAGCTCGCAAGGCTGATGCGTCGCTTTGGTGACAGCGACAAGGCGATCTTGGGCATCTGCCTCGGCAGCCAGCTTCTCGCCCGCGCCTATGGCGGCGAAAACCTGATCGGTTCCGCGCCCGAATTCGGCTGGCGCGGCATTGTCCGCACGGAAGCCGGCAAGGCCGATCCGGTGCTGTCCGTCCTGCCCGACCACTTCCTCTCGTTCCAGTGGCACGACGATACCTTCACCCTGCCGCAAGGAGCGGCCCATCTGGCAGAGAACGAAGCCGCCCGGCACCAGGCCTTCCGCATTGGCCGCGCTGCTTACGGTTTCCAGTTCCACTTCGAGGCAAATCGCGAGGTGGTGCGCAACTGGATGACGCATTTCCCCGACATCATCGAGCGGAAGGAGCCCGGCTGGCTCAACCGGCATCCCGAGCTGGAGCCGACGGATGGTCTCCTGTCCGATGAGGCGGGCCTCGCGATTGCCCGCGCCTGGGTCGAGCAGATCATGCCGGCTTGAAAGGCTCGCTGCGGCCTCCGGGCTCGACCAGTGGCAGGCGGCATCGCGGCTGCGTCACCAGCTGGGTTTGCCCCACAGTCATCCCTTGCCCCCCTTGCGAGGCGTCCGCCCCCGTGCTTAATCGATATTCAATCGATTGAGATTGCTTCAGAAACCTGTGGGAGGGGGACATGAAAGCCATGGGGAAGCGCATTCTGGCGCTCTGCTTCATCATTCTGGCGCTGGTGGTTCAGCCGGTCCAGGCAGGCTCTGTCGGAGCCGACACGGTCATTCGCGACTGGTATCGCCTGATCCTCGAACTCGTCCGTCATACGCCCACCTATTCGCCACCGGTCGCCAGCCGCGCCTTCGCCTATCTCGGCGTCACCGCCTATGAAGCGCTTGCCTCCGGCGACACGACGCTCACTTCCCTCTCCGGCCAGCTGAACGGGTTGACGGCGGTACCGCCCCGCGAAAATGGCGCCTATGACGAAGCCGTCGTGCTGCAGGCGGCGCTTTCGTCCGCGGCCCGGGAACTCTTCGGCAATACCGGCCCGACCGGCCAGCGCGCCCTGAAGCGCATGACGGAAAAGCTGTCGGCCGAGGTGTCCGCCGGTCTCGCTCCTGATCTCGTCGCCCGCAGCCAAGCCTATGGACAAGGCGTCACGGCCCATATCCTCGCCTGGTCAAAGGGGGATGGCGGTGCTGATGTCGAGAACATGGGCTTTCCGCTGGAATTCGCCCTCGGCAACCGCAAGGACAGCTGGATCCCGACCAGCTTGATCAACCAGCAGCAGAAGCCGCTTCTGCCGAAATGGGGTGAGAACCGGCCCTTCGCCATGGAAACGGGCAATGGCTGCCCCTTGCCGCCGCCACCGACCTATAGCGAGGACAAGGAGTCGGATTTCCATAAGGAGGCGGTTGAGGT
This DNA window, taken from Peteryoungia algae, encodes the following:
- a CDS encoding IMPACT family protein — encoded protein: MPYTLLAPADIVQDIKKSRFIGQAAPIASEEEARAFLASFSDPAANHNCWAWRIGQAYRFSDDGEPSGTAGKPILQAIDGQDLDGVVVVVTRFFGGILLGSGGLMRAYGGTAAQMLRQAEKREIIPMVTGGCAVGFSDLALVKARLTAIPHLVLAETFTAQGVDLTVTLSRGDEDQAARLVRDLTSGRSSLDFPD
- a CDS encoding tetratricopeptide repeat protein is translated as MRMQNPGSANRLQIMATAGLMVAALALTGCASGKKELTTGSIPKTTRSLDALSGSELTRAVDGIGQAYERNPKDRNTGLSYANGLMMTGRNAQALAVMQQVAISHPSDREVLSALGKAQAAAGQLEKALGTILRAQTPDRPDWRLYSAEGAVLDQLGRSSEARSRYRMALQIQPNDPSVLSNLGMSHVLSGDLKTAETYLRQASQQPGADSRVRQNLALVVGLQGRFQEAEQLASQELDPQQAAANLQYLRGMLAQQNSWKQLSSQDMPKKKG
- a CDS encoding leucyl aminopeptidase family protein, which translates into the protein MAPFQYIERPSPFSTKGGKTLPVFAVTPAHVETGTLEPLALDWAKKAGFKAEPGAVLLVPTAEGHVGGALFGLGSNPSENPYLTGKLARALPAGEWHIETAPLTANRLLLGYGLGAYSFDRYRSASITEPRLLIPQDADAADIKRQISGVYLARDLINTPANDMSPADIEAVVRRLAEHYKAEVSVIAGDDLLAKNFPLIHAVGRASTVAPRLIDMRWGKKGHRKATLVGKGVSFDTGGLDIKPASSMLLMKKDMGGAANVLGLALMIMDAKLKIDLRVVIPAVENAVAGNAFRPGDVYKSRKGLTVQIDNTDAEGRLILADALAYADAEEPDLLIDMATLTGAARVALGPDLPPYFTDDEDLADRIADASIEVDDPVWRLPLHKGYERMLKAQIADLTNAPSGGMAGAITAALFLKRFVSPGRRWAHFDIFGWSQSERAHSPVGGEAQAIRALYRMLQAD
- a CDS encoding MarR family transcriptional regulator, with the protein product MGLEMTATQALGLWHKVTLDQVQRQGHDLTMRQLAVLLEIYLVPPPHTVRGLAATLNVTKPVITRALDTLGEMGLVDRIRDELDRRSVIVKRTVSGALFLEKFGDCVIAKGRSLG
- a CDS encoding C40 family peptidase, producing MLDRRLAAFRPDLADIALKGQVDADRFVAPEPSMVTLPVVALRPKPDVSLGIDTELLMGEHVRVFDRQDGWAWVQATDDSYVGYLPEEALGQTVPATHVVTVPRTFVYRGADLRFPTRTALSMGSRLTIVGEAETRGTRYLLLSDGGALVSRHLRPVSDPPAPDYVAVAALFLETPYLWGGKSGFGIDCSGLVQLAMRLAGLEAPRDSDMQAAGLGVPIERCDLRRGDLVFWKGHVAIMEDETTMIHANGHTMTVARETLEAAIERIGWLYGTPTGYRRPVAET
- a CDS encoding BA14K family protein, which translates into the protein MTTRTALMALALAGTQLLAPLAEAAMPTPLQSTAEQRLDVETVDLVCDFSGCYETWDRPPPRRPRPLPPEYYPPSVYDEPPVYRPRPRPPVYVEPGYRPPPRPPVYDNPGYRPPGRAWQRHVDWCLNRYRSYNPRTNQFLSSSGYYKICRSPFN
- a CDS encoding SelT/SelW/SelH family protein, coding for MDKPRISITYCTQCNWLLRSGWMAQELLHTFADDLGEVALIPGTGGIFEIRLNGELIWERKRDGGFPGPKDLKQKVRDAIDPERDLGHVDRASRNEGMDS
- a CDS encoding DoxX family protein, giving the protein MSTEPNRLFIPALAPVYRSGHDLVETLLRLVAGGFLVIHGAGKIADPFGAVQMVEGLGFYPGMFWSPLLAATEFFGGILLAIGLLTRPAALAATIVLLVTVYFHWIQMGQGFSGAEKSLLWVAITLFFVIRGGNSQSVDARLKKNV
- a CDS encoding type 1 glutamine amidotransferase, whose translation is MRVAIVENTRVTEAGQVGIALAEAGAQIVTVHAYAGEPLPDVDAHDALVVFGGEQNARDDDKHPYLSELARLMRRFGDSDKAILGICLGSQLLARAYGGENLIGSAPEFGWRGIVRTEAGKADPVLSVLPDHFLSFQWHDDTFTLPQGAAHLAENEAARHQAFRIGRAAYGFQFHFEANREVVRNWMTHFPDIIERKEPGWLNRHPELEPTDGLLSDEAGLAIARAWVEQIMPA
- a CDS encoding vanadium-dependent haloperoxidase; translated protein: MKAMGKRILALCFIILALVVQPVQAGSVGADTVIRDWYRLILELVRHTPTYSPPVASRAFAYLGVTAYEALASGDTTLTSLSGQLNGLTAVPPRENGAYDEAVVLQAALSSAARELFGNTGPTGQRALKRMTEKLSAEVSAGLAPDLVARSQAYGQGVTAHILAWSKGDGGADVENMGFPLEFALGNRKDSWIPTSLINQQQKPLLPKWGENRPFAMETGNGCPLPPPPTYSEDKESDFHKEAVEVYAAVNEVTDEQRAIARFWSDDPMLSPTPPGHWIVIGLKILDERQASAAEHADLVARLGVTLADAFIGCWHSKFEYDLLRPVTYIKRVIDPKWEPILITPPFPEYPSGHSTQSGAAATVLTAFFGENYAFTDNTHEKDKLPSRSFGSFWEAAEEAGVSRLYGGIHFRAAIDRGLDQGRCIGAKTVALRTRG